The DNA window GCGGCGTCGATCAAACGATCCCGGGTTTTGCGACGGCGCGTGGATTCGCCCTGCGCTTCCGATTGTTCGACTGAAAGAGACACCCTGACACCTTACTGAGAGAGTTTTGCGATACACCAGTGTATCGGATACATTCGTGTATTGAATACGCCGGTGTATCTCACGCGTAACCCCACACACCCCGCCCTCCTAGGAGACCCGTGTCCTCACTGCTCTACTCACTCGGCCGCTGGGCGTTCCGCGCGCGCGGCATCGTCGTCGGTGCCTGGATCCTCATCCTTGCCCTCGTCGGCGGTGGCGCCCTCCTGTTCAACCAGGGACTCGACAACTCGATCTCCATCCCCGGCACCGAGTCACAGGAAGCACTCGACTCGCTGTCGACGACCTTCCCGCAGGTGAGTGGTGCATCGGCCCAGCTCGCGGTCGTGGCACCAGAGGGCGACAAGGTCACCGACGAGGAGATCGAGAAGGTCATTACCGAGGGGGTCGACGCCCTCAGCGAGATCGAGGGCATCGAGAGCGTCGTGTCTCCCTTCGATGAGAACATCACCGGCGCCGTCAGCGACGACGAGCGCGCGGCTCTCATCAGCATCCAGCTCGACGGCCCGCAGTACGAGGTCACCGAGGCGACCAAGGATGCCATGATCGCAGAAGCGGATGCCATCGCTGACGCACTCCCGGAAGGCTCCGAATCCGCGCTCGGCGGCCAGCTGTTCAGCGCGAGCTTCCCCGTCCTCACGGCGACCGAGCTCATCGGTGTCGGCGTTGCGCTGGTGGTTCTCCTCCTCACGCTCGGCTCGTTCCTCGCGGCGGGCATGCCCCTGATCACGGCGCTTCTCGGTGTCGGCATCTCTGTTGCGCTCATCTTTGTGGCAACGGCGTTCGGCTCGATCACGTCAACGACGCCGATGCTCGCCCTCATGCTCGGACTGGCGGTCGGCATCGACTACGCCCTGTTCATCATCTCGAGATACCAGGAGCAACTCAGGGACGGTCTGGAGACCGAGGAGTCTGCCGCACGAAGCGTCGCGACGGCGGGAAGCGCCGTCATCTTCGCGGGCCTCACGGTCATCATCGCGCTTGTCGGACTCGGCGTTGCCGGCATCCCCTTCCTCACGATCATGGGTGTTTCAGCGGCGGCCGGAGTCGCCATCGCCGTGCTCATCTCGATCACGCTCATCCCCGCGTTCCTCGGCTTCGCCGGCGAGCGACTGCGTCCAAAGCCCGCCAAGGCGTCGCGCAAGGCGCGCCGCGCGCACGCTGCCGCCCACGCTGAGGGCGGGGCTGCCCACGCAGAGGGTCGTACCGGTGCAACCGATGGGGCCGCGGGCGAACTGGAGCCGCAGGCATCCGCTCACCGTCCCAACCGATTCTTCTCGGGCTGGGTGAAGACCGCGACGCGATTCCCGATTGTCACGGTCCTCGCCGTTGTCGCCGTCCTCGGCCTGCTCTCGGCGCCGGCACTTGGCCTGCGCCTCGCGCTGCCGGATGCCGGTGGCCTGCCAGAGGGCGACCCGGCTCGCGTGACCTACGACATCGTCTCCGACAACTTTGGTGAGGGCTTCAACGGCCCGCTCATCGTCACGGGCAGCATCGTCACGTCGACTGACCCGCTCGGCCTCATGGACGACCTCAAGAGCGAGATCGAAAAGCTCGACGGCGTCGAAGCTGTTCCTCTGGCGACACCGAACGAGACGGCTGACACCGGCATCGTCCAGGTGATCCCGACCGGCGGCCCTGACTCCCCGGAGACCAAGGCTCTCGTCGCCGAGATCCGTGAGATGCACGACTACTTCCTCGATGAGTATGACGTCGACCTCTCGGTCACGGGCTTCACCGCCGTCGGTATCGACGTGTCGGACAAGCTCGGTGGAGCGCTGCTGCCGTTCGGTGCGATCGTCGTCGGCCTCTCCCTCATCCTGCTCACCATGGTGTTCCGCTCGATCTGGGTACCGATCAAGGCGACCCTCGGCTACTTGCTCAGCGTCTGCGCCTCGTTCGGTGTCGTCGCCCTGGTATTCGAGTACGGATGGTTCGCCGAGGCTCTCCACATCCAGCCGGGCAGCCCCGTGATCAGCTTCATGCCGATCATCCTGATGGGTGTGCTGTTCGGTCTCGCCATGGACTACGAGGTCTTCCTCGTCGCCCGCATGCGCGAGGACTACGTCCACTCGGGCAAGGCACGCGAGTCGGTCACGACCGGGTTCATCGGCTCAGCAAAGGTGGTCACTGCGGCCGCGATCATCATGTTCGCCGTGTTCGCTGCCTTCGTGCCTGAGGGTGACACCAACATCAAGCCCATCGCGCTCGGCCTCGCCGTCGGCGTGTTCGTCGACGCGTTCATCGTGCGGATGACCCTCGTCCCCGCCGTACTCGCCCTGCTCGGCGAGAAGGCGTGGTGGATCCCGAAGTGGCTCGACCGTGCGCTGCCGTCGTTCGACGTCGAGGGCGAGGGTGTCGCCAAGGAGATCGAGCTGCGCACCTGGCCGAGCCCGGAGTCGACGGATGTCGCAACGGCTGAGGGCCTGTCCCTCGACGCCGACAAGACCACCCTGTTCGAGAACGTCTCGTTCTCGCTGCCGCAGGACGGCACGCTCGTGGTCTCCTCCAGTCGCGACGCGAGCGTCACCGCGCTGCTGCTGACCCTGTCGGGTCGCATGACGGCGGACTCAGGCATTCTCAAGGTCGCCGGCTACGTAGCCGGCGTTCGTGGGGCATCCATTCGGTCGCGCGTCGCATTCGTTTCGCTCGGTGATGCAACCGACCCGGTCCGCGACCTCACCGATGCGCTCGGGGAGAACCCGCGCCTCGTGGTGATCGACGGCATTGACCAGGTGACGGATGCCGTTGCGCGCCGCAACATCTACGACGCTCTCGTCTCAGCACAGGGTGCGGCCACGAGGAGCGAAACCACTCTCGCGGTTGCCGTCGGCACCGCATTCCCCGAAGCGCTGGCAGACGCCGTTCCTGGCGTCGGAACAGCCGTTCGGGTCGACTTGACACACTCAGAACTCACGCACGAAGCAGAGGTATCCGCATGAGCACCCCACTCGCACGTTTCACGGCCTCACGCGCCACCGGTCGCATCACCTGGCGCTCGGTCCTCGGCATCCTTCTCGTCCCGCTCGTGGTGGCCGGAGTGCTCGTCTGGGCGTTCTGGAACCCGCAGGAGCGACTCGACACCGTGACCGCTGCCATCGTCAACCTCGATGAGCCGGTCGAACTCGACGGCCAGACCGTGCCGCTCGGCCGGCAGCTCGCTGCCGGACTCGTGGGTGGAGGCTCGAGTGACTCCTCGGCAAGTGCCGCCGGTGCTGACCTCGAAGACACCAACTACGACTGGGTTCTCACCGACGAGAAAGATGCCGAGGACGGGCTCAACTCGGGCCGGTTCACGGCTGTTGTGACGATTCCCGAGAACTTCTCCGCGGCGGCCACCTCGTTCTCCGGCGATGCCGCTGAGGCCGAGAAGGCCACCATCGACGTTGAGACGAGCGACAAGAGCCGCCTCGTGGATGACGCCATCAGCTCCGTCATCACGACCACGGCCGCGAGCGTCGTGGGAAACGAGCTGACGACCAGCTACCTCGAGAACATCTACATCGGTTTCAACACGCTCGGCGACCAGCTGGGGACGGCTGCCGATGGCGCGAGGGAACTGGCTACCGGCGCAACCTCGCTCGCCGATGGTGCGGCACAGCTCGCGGCGGGAACCACCGAGTTCTCCGGCGGAGTGTCGAGCCTGTCCACGGGAATCAACGAGTACACCGACGGTGTGTCGCAACTCTCGAGCGGGCTCGCAACGCTGCAGCAGCAGACCAGCGCGCTTCCTGGCGCGACGAGCCAGCTCGCCACCGGTGCAAGCGGAGTCGCTGACGGCATCGACGCACTCGTCGCCGGCATGGGCCAGCAGGGACAAGCGCTAGCTGCGCTCTCCAGCCAGTGCGCGTCAGCGGCCCTTCCAATGCCAGACGGTTCGGAAAATCCTTTCTGCACCAACCTCGCCGCCCTCGCGGCTGGCTCAACGGACCCGGCCGCCGCTGCACAGACGGCGCAGCTCCAGTCCGGCGCTCGTCAGGTCGCGGATGGCGCCACCCAGCTCTCCAGCAACATGCCAGCCCTCGTCTCCGGAATCGACACGATCGCATCCGGCGCGAGCGAACTCGCCGCGGGTGGAACCACCCTCAACGCCGGCGCACTCGAACTCGCTACCGGTGCAGCAGACCTCGCGACCGGTGCCACCGGAGTATCCGACGGCACTGCCGGCCTGGCCGGCGGTGTCGACTCCCTGGCGTCAGGGCTGGGAGAGGCGACCGAGGCCATCCCGAGCTACACCGAGACTGAGCGCGAGACGCTTGCCGATGTCGTCGCGACGCCGATCGTCGCTGAGGGCGAAAGCGGCGGCATCTCCTTCGGCGCGAGCGGTGTTCCGTTCTTCGCTGCTCTCGCCCTGTGGCTCGGCGCGTTCGCGAGCTTCCTGGTGCTCCGTGCTGTGCCGCAGCGCGTACTCGGTTCGACCCGCCCGTCGGCACTCCTCGCGTTCAAGGCGTGGCTGCCGGGAGCGATCGTCGGTGCTGTGCAGGGTCTGCTCGTTGCTGCGATCCTCCAGCCCCTGATGGAGCTCGATGCCGCCGGCTGGTTCGGTTTCGCCGCCATCGCCGCCCTGGCCGGTATCGCGTTCGCGTCGACGAACCAGGCCCTCAACGCCGTACTCGGCGGAGCCGGACGGTTTGTCTCGATGATCGTCGCGCTCGTCCTAATCGCCACGAGTATCATCGCGACGGCACCGGCAGCGCTCGATTCGGCGGTCGGCTTCATGCCGCTGCAGCCTGCGCTGAACGCGTTCCAGTCCATCGTGACGGGTGGCGGTGGCCTCCCGGCCGCGATCACCGGTCTCGTCCTGTGGACGCTTGCCGCCTTCGCAGCCACCACCCTGGCCGTGGTCAAGTCGCGGTCGGTAACCGCGAGGCAACTGGTGCCGCGCCTGGCCTAGCACTGGCGCCGTGTCGGCCCGGCGGTACCCCCGCCGGGCCGCGCACGCAGGACAGGAGATCGCACGGTTTTCAGGACGGCATCAGCACTATCGTCCTGACAATCGTGCGATTTCCTGTTAACCGGATTCGAAGGGCCCAGTGCTGCGACTCGAATGCCGTGAGCCGGATGCCGGTTACCGGCCCGCGACGACGGTCCCCTGGTGAAACCGCATCACCGGTGCGCCGGTCGAGGTATCCCACAGTGACGAGTGGCGACTGTCGCGCTCGTCTCCCCGAATGAGATAGGTGACGAGAGTGAGCCCGTCGGCCAGGTCGGTGAACTGCCAGTCGTCGACGGGCGGGGTCTCGCTCGATTCCTCGTTCACGAGCGCGCCGAGGATCTCTTCGCGGGTCCACCGCCGACCCGAGCGGCCGATCTCGACGAACTCCGGATGCAGCAGAGCGCGCAGCCGATCGGCGTCGCCGCGCACCGCGGGTGACAGAAGAGCGAGTTCGGCGTCACGAATCGCTGAGTAGGTATCCACGGCACCAGTGTGCCAGTGCTGACACGATCAGGCCCGCACAACAGCTCACTACAGCAGCGGCATCCCCGTGGCGACCTCGGCCTCAGCCCAGATGGCGGAGGCGATGCGCGGGTTCGTCGTCACCTTTGCCGGCCGAGCCACAACCGGCTCGCCCCTGACGAGGAACCGCGGTGCGTAGAACGAACCGCCAACGGCATCCGGATCGATCGCAGCCCGAACGATCGGCCACGCACCGGCCTCCTTGCTCTGGGTGAACGGCGTCTGCAGCGTATCGACAAAGCGATCGAACCTCGACGGCTCGTTCACGCCTGGGACCGTTCGAGTCCGACCCGAGATCGAATAACCGGGGTGAGCGACGAGCGAGCGAGTCGTGCTTCCTCGCGCCCTCAGCCGCCGGTCGAGTTCGAAGGCGAATGAGGTGAGCATGATCTTCGACGTGGCGTACGCGGCCCAGGCCGAATAGCGCCGCTCGAGCTGCAGGTCGTCAGTGTCGAGCCGAACGAGCAGGGTCGCGAGGCTGCCGAGCGAGACCACGCGCGAGCCCGCTGTCCGTTCGAGGGCGGGCATGGCCGCCGCCGTCAGCGCAAACGAACCGAAGAAGTTCGTCCCCGTCACGAGTTCGAGGCCGTCCACGGTCTGCTCGCGGTGCCGCGGGGCATGGATGACCCCCGCGTTGTTCACGAGCACATCGAGCCGCGGCAACTCCGCGAGCCGGGCGCCGGCATCGCGCACGCTCGACAGGTCGGCGACGTCGAGGGGCACAACCGTGAGGTCCGCGGCTGGGACGTGTGCGCGGATCGCCCGCACCGCGGCATCCGCTCGCTCGGCGTTTCGGGTGAGAAGAAGAACGGATGCCCCTGCTCCGGCAAGTTGGTATGCCGTCCAGAACCCGATCCCCGCGTTCGCACCACTGACGGCGACGACCGTGCGCGTTGAATCCGGCAGGTCGGCGGGGTTCCAGGTCATCGCTCGCCGTTCGCGATCTGCTCGTGGTGGTGGATGACCTCGGCGACGACGAAGTTGAACCACTTTTCGGCGA is part of the Mycetocola zhujimingii genome and encodes:
- a CDS encoding MMPL family transporter, translating into MSSLLYSLGRWAFRARGIVVGAWILILALVGGGALLFNQGLDNSISIPGTESQEALDSLSTTFPQVSGASAQLAVVAPEGDKVTDEEIEKVITEGVDALSEIEGIESVVSPFDENITGAVSDDERAALISIQLDGPQYEVTEATKDAMIAEADAIADALPEGSESALGGQLFSASFPVLTATELIGVGVALVVLLLTLGSFLAAGMPLITALLGVGISVALIFVATAFGSITSTTPMLALMLGLAVGIDYALFIISRYQEQLRDGLETEESAARSVATAGSAVIFAGLTVIIALVGLGVAGIPFLTIMGVSAAAGVAIAVLISITLIPAFLGFAGERLRPKPAKASRKARRAHAAAHAEGGAAHAEGRTGATDGAAGELEPQASAHRPNRFFSGWVKTATRFPIVTVLAVVAVLGLLSAPALGLRLALPDAGGLPEGDPARVTYDIVSDNFGEGFNGPLIVTGSIVTSTDPLGLMDDLKSEIEKLDGVEAVPLATPNETADTGIVQVIPTGGPDSPETKALVAEIREMHDYFLDEYDVDLSVTGFTAVGIDVSDKLGGALLPFGAIVVGLSLILLTMVFRSIWVPIKATLGYLLSVCASFGVVALVFEYGWFAEALHIQPGSPVISFMPIILMGVLFGLAMDYEVFLVARMREDYVHSGKARESVTTGFIGSAKVVTAAAIIMFAVFAAFVPEGDTNIKPIALGLAVGVFVDAFIVRMTLVPAVLALLGEKAWWIPKWLDRALPSFDVEGEGVAKEIELRTWPSPESTDVATAEGLSLDADKTTLFENVSFSLPQDGTLVVSSSRDASVTALLLTLSGRMTADSGILKVAGYVAGVRGASIRSRVAFVSLGDATDPVRDLTDALGENPRLVVIDGIDQVTDAVARRNIYDALVSAQGAATRSETTLAVAVGTAFPEALADAVPGVGTAVRVDLTHSELTHEAEVSA
- a CDS encoding YhgE/Pip domain-containing protein, coding for MSTPLARFTASRATGRITWRSVLGILLVPLVVAGVLVWAFWNPQERLDTVTAAIVNLDEPVELDGQTVPLGRQLAAGLVGGGSSDSSASAAGADLEDTNYDWVLTDEKDAEDGLNSGRFTAVVTIPENFSAAATSFSGDAAEAEKATIDVETSDKSRLVDDAISSVITTTAASVVGNELTTSYLENIYIGFNTLGDQLGTAADGARELATGATSLADGAAQLAAGTTEFSGGVSSLSTGINEYTDGVSQLSSGLATLQQQTSALPGATSQLATGASGVADGIDALVAGMGQQGQALAALSSQCASAALPMPDGSENPFCTNLAALAAGSTDPAAAAQTAQLQSGARQVADGATQLSSNMPALVSGIDTIASGASELAAGGTTLNAGALELATGAADLATGATGVSDGTAGLAGGVDSLASGLGEATEAIPSYTETERETLADVVATPIVAEGESGGISFGASGVPFFAALALWLGAFASFLVLRAVPQRVLGSTRPSALLAFKAWLPGAIVGAVQGLLVAAILQPLMELDAAGWFGFAAIAALAGIAFASTNQALNAVLGGAGRFVSMIVALVLIATSIIATAPAALDSAVGFMPLQPALNAFQSIVTGGGGLPAAITGLVLWTLAAFAATTLAVVKSRSVTARQLVPRLA
- a CDS encoding DUF4440 domain-containing protein, coding for MDTYSAIRDAELALLSPAVRGDADRLRALLHPEFVEIGRSGRRWTREEILGALVNEESSETPPVDDWQFTDLADGLTLVTYLIRGDERDSRHSSLWDTSTGAPVMRFHQGTVVAGR
- a CDS encoding SDR family NAD(P)-dependent oxidoreductase produces the protein MTWNPADLPDSTRTVVAVSGANAGIGFWTAYQLAGAGASVLLLTRNAERADAAVRAIRAHVPAADLTVVPLDVADLSSVRDAGARLAELPRLDVLVNNAGVIHAPRHREQTVDGLELVTGTNFFGSFALTAAAMPALERTAGSRVVSLGSLATLLVRLDTDDLQLERRYSAWAAYATSKIMLTSFAFELDRRLRARGSTTRSLVAHPGYSISGRTRTVPGVNEPSRFDRFVDTLQTPFTQSKEAGAWPIVRAAIDPDAVGGSFYAPRFLVRGEPVVARPAKVTTNPRIASAIWAEAEVATGMPLL